One window of the Shimwellia blattae DSM 4481 = NBRC 105725 genome contains the following:
- the hisIE gene encoding bifunctional phosphoribosyl-AMP cyclohydrolase/phosphoribosyl-ATP diphosphatase HisIE — MLTEQQRAQLDWGKTDGLLPVVVQHAESGEVLMLGYMNQEALAVTEQTGKVTFWSRTKQRLWTKGESSGHFLNLVSLTPDCDNDTLLALVNPIGPTCHKGTSSCFAGAQPQWLFLYQLEQLLAARKTADPESSYTARLYASGTKRIAQKVGEEGVETALAATVQDKFELKNEASDLVYHLLVLLQDQGLSLGDVIGNLEGRHR, encoded by the coding sequence GTGTTAACAGAACAACAGCGGGCACAACTGGACTGGGGAAAAACCGACGGACTGCTGCCGGTGGTGGTGCAGCATGCAGAATCCGGCGAGGTGCTGATGCTGGGCTATATGAATCAGGAAGCGCTGGCGGTGACTGAGCAGACCGGCAAGGTGACATTCTGGTCGCGTACGAAGCAGCGACTGTGGACCAAGGGCGAGAGCTCCGGCCATTTTCTTAATCTGGTGAGTCTGACTCCGGACTGCGATAACGATACGCTGCTGGCGCTGGTCAACCCCATCGGGCCCACCTGCCATAAAGGCACTTCCAGTTGCTTCGCCGGGGCGCAACCTCAGTGGCTGTTTCTGTATCAGCTGGAGCAGTTGCTGGCTGCGCGCAAGACGGCAGATCCGGAAAGCTCATACACCGCCCGGCTGTATGCCAGCGGGACTAAGCGTATTGCCCAGAAAGTGGGTGAAGAAGGCGTGGAAACCGCGCTGGCGGCAACGGTGCAGGATAAGTTTGAGCTGAAGAATGAGGCGTCTGACCTGGTGTATCACCTGCTGGTGCTGTTGCAGGATCAGGGGCTTAGCCTCGGGGACGTGATTGGGAATTTAGAGGGGCGGCACCGGTAG
- a CDS encoding glycosyltransferase family 2 protein, which yields MASQEVKLSIIIPAYNASKSIGRTLLSFSSAITCSYEVIIVDDCSTDNTVEVISNYAELHQNIHVISLPVNSGPGVARDEGLKHAIGEYILFFDSDDLMRRNAVDRTIAFLDKNNIDVAVLRYAIMFGKEKKDIGMWERDSQIYMEVQNKFGLIFEPAKFPYFLTVTNYPWTKICRADFLRSNNIEFGRLRLHEDILPHWMILMNAKKIYVSTDVICDYIFDPDGGNITNNKSALRLQCVDAANVLYSTLQSKPIYKPYLFEFWKFAACLLDWAKDVIDTSYKQQLLSSIQNIFLKISFEELQRIYHTDKDTYSVIYKFILNKGF from the coding sequence ATGGCTTCACAAGAAGTTAAATTATCTATAATTATACCAGCTTATAATGCCAGTAAAAGTATTGGTAGAACGCTGTTATCCTTTTCATCTGCAATTACTTGTAGTTATGAAGTTATTATTGTTGACGATTGTTCAACTGATAATACAGTTGAAGTTATTAGTAATTATGCAGAGTTACATCAGAACATCCACGTTATATCTCTGCCTGTGAATAGTGGCCCTGGTGTTGCTCGAGATGAGGGGCTTAAGCATGCTATTGGCGAGTATATTTTATTTTTCGATAGCGATGATTTGATGCGTAGAAATGCGGTTGACCGTACAATTGCTTTTCTTGATAAAAATAATATTGATGTTGCAGTGTTACGATACGCTATAATGTTTGGTAAAGAGAAAAAAGATATTGGCATGTGGGAACGTGATAGCCAAATCTATATGGAGGTTCAAAATAAATTTGGATTAATATTTGAACCAGCTAAATTTCCTTATTTTCTGACGGTCACAAATTATCCATGGACCAAAATATGTAGAGCAGATTTCTTGCGTTCAAATAATATTGAGTTTGGTAGGTTGCGATTGCATGAGGATATTCTTCCTCATTGGATGATATTAATGAACGCCAAAAAAATATATGTTTCTACTGATGTAATTTGCGATTATATATTTGATCCTGATGGTGGAAATATAACAAATAATAAAAGCGCATTACGCTTGCAGTGTGTTGATGCTGCTAATGTGCTCTATAGTACTTTACAAAGTAAACCCATATATAAGCCTTACTTGTTTGAATTTTGGAAATTTGCAGCCTGCTTATTAGATTGGGCAAAAGATGTGATTGATACATCTTATAAACAGCAACTACTATCTTCAATACAGAATATATTTTTAAAAATATCATTCGAAGAGTTGCAACGAATTTATCATACAGATAAAGATACGTATTCCGTCATATATAAATTTATTCTGAATAAAGGATTCTAA
- a CDS encoding glycosyltransferase family 2 protein — protein sequence MNNIQPAVSVVIPIYNAASYFPTVLSRILEQTLANIEIIIVDDHSSDTTLDMIGEYAKYDSRIIILSNDNNNGAGESRNKGLQIATGEYIIFLDDDDLIAVNMLEKLYATASACNADIAVCRSQFIDWNTRKVTDTPWTIRDDLLPSKSVFSGGEIESDFFRAFVWWPWDKLYRRERIISSGIFFQEIRTSNDLFFTVTQMLMANRITIVSDILIEHVVNRACSLENTRNISWRCAIDALEKVRLFLEEYSLYPRRRKDFVNYALSFLKWNIDTLSGDAYKLFYDCSRETIAAYKIDKNELYEQELVIFLDDLLQLNYFEYLIKLRDFLSKKCGLFEGELNDVNDALKVSNENIERLHDNLNSINELLSSKENDIEILRLSLDTEKNKNHILLSSLSTEEKKNDILKLSLDSEIRKNTILHDQIEEYKVHIRDIMTSKTWRYTKVFRRK from the coding sequence ATGAATAACATACAACCTGCGGTTAGTGTTGTTATACCTATTTATAATGCAGCATCTTACTTCCCTACTGTATTATCTAGAATATTAGAACAAACACTAGCCAATATTGAAATAATAATTGTTGATGATCATTCATCTGATACTACTTTAGATATGATTGGTGAGTATGCTAAATATGATTCGAGAATTATTATTTTAAGTAACGATAATAATAATGGGGCAGGTGAATCACGGAATAAAGGGCTTCAGATAGCTACAGGCGAGTATATAATTTTTCTGGATGATGATGATCTCATTGCTGTCAACATGTTAGAGAAATTATATGCTACTGCATCAGCATGTAATGCTGATATTGCTGTTTGTCGATCACAATTTATTGACTGGAATACAAGAAAAGTTACAGATACTCCATGGACTATTAGAGATGATTTATTACCATCAAAGTCGGTTTTTTCGGGGGGGGAGATAGAATCAGATTTCTTTCGGGCTTTTGTATGGTGGCCATGGGATAAGTTGTATCGCCGTGAAAGAATAATTTCTAGTGGAATTTTCTTTCAGGAAATAAGAACAAGTAATGATCTTTTCTTTACTGTTACTCAGATGCTCATGGCTAACCGAATAACTATTGTTTCTGATATTCTGATTGAACATGTGGTAAATAGAGCATGTTCTTTGGAAAATACACGAAATATCTCATGGCGATGTGCTATTGATGCTTTAGAGAAAGTTCGACTTTTTCTAGAGGAATATTCATTATACCCCAGGCGAAGAAAAGATTTTGTAAATTATGCACTCTCTTTTTTAAAATGGAATATTGATACCCTATCTGGTGATGCTTACAAATTATTTTATGATTGTTCCAGAGAAACTATCGCTGCATATAAAATTGATAAAAATGAACTCTATGAACAAGAGCTTGTTATCTTTCTTGATGACTTACTACAATTAAATTATTTTGAATATTTAATTAAGCTACGTGATTTTCTTTCGAAAAAATGTGGGTTGTTTGAAGGGGAATTAAATGATGTAAATGATGCACTGAAAGTTTCGAATGAAAATATAGAGAGGCTACATGATAATTTGAATAGTATCAATGAGCTACTTTCTTCGAAAGAGAACGATATCGAAATATTGAGATTATCCTTGGATACAGAGAAAAATAAAAATCATATTCTTCTATCATCATTGTCCACAGAAGAAAAAAAGAATGATATATTAAAGTTATCACTGGATTCGGAAATTAGAAAAAATACAATACTTCACGATCAAATTGAAGAGTATAAAGTACATATTAGAGATATAATGACGTCAAAAACCTGGCGTTATACTAAAGTCTTCAGAAGAAAATAA
- a CDS encoding acyltransferase family protein: MKKIDYLEGLRGICCFIVIIDHCINFYKPDIRFTGMSGVGGEFRRLIAWTPLNIIYSGIAPVCIFFILSGFVLSLKFNQSHDNKIIFSGVVKRYPRLILPILASMIIMYCVYFLLYHYTGYNMNLTFWEAITQALYFAPFEHTALTNYALWTISYEMYGSFLVFALLSFFGSHKYRILFYSIVFLFLYINNSFYSLFVFGMILSDMFVHGKCSFTAYARIIFLVLGIIFVTTPYQRDGVELYRGMYSYISYFDGVEYKTLYQLFMLTGSMLLFCSLCGSNIAELILNKKPFQYLGKISFPLYVMHATILTVVTWVLKNTVSEVSLTNFLVTFFGTVVLCFMISSLFEKYIDVPAIKISSKLSKKLSEKYF; this comes from the coding sequence ATGAAAAAAATAGATTATTTAGAAGGGTTGCGAGGAATATGCTGCTTTATCGTGATAATTGATCATTGTATCAATTTCTATAAACCAGATATAAGATTTACAGGTATGTCTGGAGTTGGAGGCGAATTTCGCAGACTCATTGCCTGGACGCCATTAAATATTATCTATAGTGGGATTGCTCCTGTTTGTATTTTTTTTATTTTAAGTGGTTTTGTTTTATCATTAAAATTTAATCAATCACATGATAATAAAATTATTTTCTCAGGCGTAGTGAAGCGTTATCCTAGATTAATATTACCAATACTTGCATCAATGATAATAATGTATTGTGTTTATTTTCTATTATACCATTATACCGGGTATAATATGAACTTGACTTTTTGGGAGGCCATTACACAAGCATTATATTTTGCACCATTTGAACATACAGCATTGACTAATTATGCATTATGGACCATTTCCTATGAGATGTATGGTTCTTTTCTCGTTTTTGCTTTACTTTCTTTTTTTGGGAGTCATAAGTATAGAATTTTATTCTATTCTATAGTGTTTCTTTTCTTATATATAAATAATTCCTTCTATTCGCTATTTGTTTTTGGCATGATCTTAAGCGATATGTTTGTTCATGGTAAATGTTCATTTACGGCGTATGCTCGTATCATTTTCCTGGTGCTCGGTATCATTTTTGTAACTACGCCATATCAGCGAGATGGCGTAGAACTATATAGAGGCATGTACTCCTATATTTCTTATTTTGATGGCGTAGAATACAAGACTTTGTATCAGTTATTTATGCTAACAGGAAGCATGCTTCTTTTTTGTTCTTTATGTGGATCTAATATTGCTGAGCTGATTCTTAATAAAAAACCATTCCAGTATCTTGGGAAAATATCTTTCCCACTGTATGTAATGCATGCAACCATATTGACTGTAGTAACGTGGGTACTAAAAAACACTGTATCTGAAGTTTCCTTAACTAACTTCCTGGTTACATTTTTTGGTACAGTGGTTCTATGTTTTATGATTTCATCATTATTTGAAAAATATATAGACGTCCCTGCGATAAAAATTTCCAGTAAGCTGTCAAAAAAATTAAGTGAAAAATATTTTTGA
- a CDS encoding glycosyltransferase translates to MSPKLSIIITSYNIEKYIGDSIQNVIDQTISDIEIIIVDDGSSDKTCDIIREYAAKDNRIVPILMGENSPGGVATPANIGIEAATGDYIGFADGDDLYDPTMFEKLYLSAEINSADIAMCNFMEFESESGLKNAPFEPGWNKLSGISSLDIRSSDNKKMVLDLLPVPWRKIYKRELLVNNHLLFPVGDYFFEDNGFHWFTTLNANRVSFVDEILCFHRRNRVGQTMSAGGERLLGVFHQHEVIYNYLVEKKLVSEYRDYSLNWLIGHLSWVQQELNPKFSHQFYQIMISHISKYTQDEVRKYLASKYYDRKSIELVVCLLRKDEKFFIEIMNGKQSLSIKQKIIFNYYKLGMVDFILMSIRHLVYKVKGGIKYKHVSNNELRNLLWQSNERIERLNSKINDLERIIETGFILTESKLNNKK, encoded by the coding sequence ATGTCCCCGAAATTATCTATTATTATTACGTCATATAATATTGAAAAATATATAGGGGATAGTATTCAGAATGTAATAGATCAAACAATTTCAGATATTGAGATTATTATCGTTGATGATGGCTCCAGTGATAAAACTTGCGATATTATACGTGAGTATGCTGCTAAAGATAATCGGATTGTACCTATTCTAATGGGAGAGAATTCGCCAGGTGGAGTCGCAACTCCAGCTAATATAGGTATTGAAGCGGCTACTGGTGATTATATCGGGTTTGCCGATGGTGATGATTTGTATGACCCTACAATGTTTGAAAAACTCTATTTATCAGCAGAAATAAATAGTGCTGATATTGCTATGTGTAATTTTATGGAGTTTGAATCAGAGTCTGGGTTAAAAAATGCCCCTTTCGAGCCCGGATGGAATAAATTATCAGGTATATCATCTTTAGATATTCGTTCATCAGATAATAAGAAGATGGTTCTTGATTTACTACCAGTTCCATGGCGGAAAATATATAAAAGAGAGTTACTGGTTAACAATCACTTACTATTTCCTGTTGGTGACTATTTTTTTGAAGATAATGGTTTTCATTGGTTTACAACATTAAATGCTAATCGGGTTAGTTTTGTTGATGAGATTCTCTGTTTTCATCGACGTAATAGAGTCGGTCAGACTATGTCTGCCGGAGGTGAGCGTTTATTAGGAGTTTTTCATCAACATGAAGTTATCTATAACTATTTAGTTGAAAAGAAATTAGTTTCGGAATATCGTGATTACTCACTAAATTGGTTGATAGGTCATTTGTCGTGGGTTCAACAAGAACTGAACCCAAAATTCTCACATCAATTCTATCAGATTATGATCTCACATATTAGTAAATATACTCAAGATGAGGTCAGGAAGTATCTTGCTAGTAAATATTATGATCGTAAAAGTATAGAGCTAGTAGTTTGCTTACTTAGGAAGGATGAAAAATTCTTCATTGAAATAATGAATGGTAAGCAGTCATTATCTATAAAACAAAAGATTATATTTAACTACTATAAACTTGGTATGGTTGATTTTATATTAATGTCTATAAGACATTTGGTTTATAAAGTTAAGGGAGGGATTAAATATAAACATGTATCAAATAATGAGCTTAGAAATTTATTATGGCAAAGTAATGAAAGAATAGAAAGATTAAATTCAAAAATTAATGATTTGGAAAGAATTATTGAAACCGGTTTTATTCTGACAGAGTCAAAACTAAACAACAAAAAATAA
- the hisF gene encoding imidazole glycerol phosphate synthase subunit HisF, whose product MLAKRIIPCLDVRNGQVVKGVQFRNHEIIGDIVPLAKRYAEEGADELVFYDITASSDGRVVDKSWVSRVAEVIDIPFCVAGGIKSIDDAAQILSFGADKISVNSPALADPQLITRLADRFGVQCIVVGIDTWFDETSGKYHINQYTGDESRTRITQWETLDWVEEVQRRGAGEIVLNMMNQDGVRNGYDLAQLKKVRAKCKVPLIASGGAGTMAHFLEAFQEAQVDGALAASVFHKQIINIAELKLYLAQHGVEIRQC is encoded by the coding sequence GTGCTGGCAAAACGGATAATCCCTTGTCTGGACGTGCGTAACGGCCAGGTGGTGAAAGGCGTGCAGTTTCGCAACCATGAAATTATTGGCGATATTGTGCCGCTGGCAAAACGCTACGCCGAAGAAGGCGCAGATGAGCTGGTGTTTTACGATATTACCGCCTCCAGTGATGGCCGGGTGGTGGACAAGAGCTGGGTCTCCCGGGTGGCTGAGGTTATCGATATTCCGTTTTGTGTGGCCGGGGGGATCAAATCTATCGACGATGCGGCGCAGATCCTCTCTTTCGGGGCGGATAAAATTTCGGTGAACTCCCCTGCCCTGGCCGATCCTCAGCTGATTACCCGGCTGGCGGATCGCTTCGGGGTGCAGTGTATTGTGGTAGGTATCGACACCTGGTTTGATGAGACCAGCGGGAAATACCACATTAACCAGTATACGGGGGATGAATCCCGCACCCGCATTACCCAGTGGGAGACCCTGGACTGGGTAGAGGAAGTGCAGCGGCGCGGTGCTGGTGAGATAGTGCTGAATATGATGAACCAGGACGGCGTGCGCAATGGTTATGATCTGGCGCAGCTGAAAAAAGTGCGCGCAAAATGCAAAGTGCCGCTGATTGCTTCCGGTGGTGCCGGTACGATGGCGCACTTTCTGGAGGCGTTCCAGGAAGCGCAGGTAGACGGGGCGCTGGCAGCCTCGGTGTTCCATAAACAAATTATTAATATTGCAGAGCTAAAGCTGTATCTGGCTCAGCATGGCGTGGAGATTCGACAGTGTTAA
- the hisH gene encoding imidazole glycerol phosphate synthase subunit HisH — translation MSIVILDTGCANLSSVKWAVQRLGYTPLVSRDADVVLNADKLFLPGVGTARAAMEQLRERGLIEMIKACTQPVLGICLGMQLLGSRSDESDGIDTLGIIDAPVEKMRDCGLPLPHMGWNRIVPKAGSRLFNGIDEGAWFYFVHSYAMPVNESTIAHCQYGEPFTAAVQKDNFYGVQFHPERSGAAGARLLKNFLEM, via the coding sequence ATGAGCATTGTGATCCTCGACACCGGCTGTGCGAACCTCTCTTCCGTGAAGTGGGCCGTGCAGCGCTTAGGTTATACGCCGCTTGTCAGCCGTGATGCGGATGTGGTGCTGAATGCGGATAAATTATTTTTACCCGGGGTGGGCACCGCCCGGGCGGCGATGGAGCAGCTGCGCGAGCGGGGGCTGATTGAGATGATCAAAGCCTGTACCCAGCCGGTGCTGGGGATCTGCCTGGGGATGCAGCTGCTGGGCAGCCGCAGCGATGAAAGTGATGGCATTGATACCCTGGGGATCATCGACGCGCCGGTGGAAAAAATGCGCGACTGTGGCCTGCCCCTGCCCCATATGGGCTGGAACCGGATAGTCCCCAAAGCCGGAAGCCGGCTGTTTAACGGTATTGATGAAGGGGCCTGGTTCTATTTTGTCCACAGTTACGCCATGCCGGTCAATGAGTCGACCATCGCCCACTGCCAGTACGGTGAGCCTTTCACGGCGGCGGTACAGAAAGATAATTTTTACGGCGTACAGTTTCACCCGGAACGCTCCGGTGCGGCAGGCGCCCGGCTTCTGAAAAACTTCCTGGAGATGTGA
- a CDS encoding acyltransferase family protein has protein sequence MSTLRFTALDGIRGVLAVMVMLSHMFGSLMGWPLVRPFSGAYLCVVYFFMMSGFVLTHAHSGGNFIKYLLTRLARLWPLHVISTTLMVLVYLYNKRHGGYVSSPDIFMISTYIKNILFLHGVTSYSFQLINEPSWSISIEFWASLLIPLIFTRLSLSIKIIIAAMSFIVLYLKNKSGIPPTFSTAALSMLIGSICYQLTKNNMAITFIREKYSLIFITFCGIICLTGIYALNKSRLDFFLLIAFIPLLFTDFLPEGSYITKILSSSFFSFLGYISFPLYLLHESIIVSGFLSVLPQNYLSLILASSSAILIAFLYARFVDDYLYRYLKQRIASLFK, from the coding sequence TTGTCTACTTTAAGATTTACTGCTCTCGATGGCATTCGCGGTGTGTTAGCTGTAATGGTTATGCTCAGTCATATGTTTGGTAGCCTTATGGGATGGCCACTGGTTCGTCCATTCAGTGGCGCTTATCTTTGTGTGGTTTACTTTTTTATGATGAGTGGTTTTGTATTAACTCACGCTCATTCCGGCGGAAACTTTATAAAATATCTGCTAACCCGATTAGCCCGACTGTGGCCATTACATGTTATATCAACCACTTTGATGGTTTTAGTATATTTATATAATAAACGCCATGGAGGATATGTATCCAGCCCAGATATATTCATGATCTCCACGTACATAAAAAACATATTATTTCTCCATGGAGTTACCAGTTATTCTTTTCAGCTTATCAATGAGCCATCATGGAGTATTAGCATTGAATTTTGGGCATCCTTACTTATTCCGCTGATTTTTACCCGGTTAAGTTTGAGCATTAAAATAATTATCGCTGCAATGTCATTTATTGTACTTTATCTGAAGAATAAAAGCGGTATCCCCCCGACCTTCTCCACTGCAGCTCTTTCAATGCTAATAGGATCTATTTGCTACCAACTCACAAAAAATAACATGGCAATAACCTTTATTCGTGAAAAATATAGCCTTATATTTATCACATTTTGCGGAATTATCTGCCTAACAGGAATCTATGCATTGAATAAAAGTCGCTTAGACTTTTTCCTACTCATTGCTTTTATCCCTCTCTTATTTACAGATTTTCTTCCTGAAGGATCATATATCACTAAAATACTATCATCATCTTTTTTTTCCTTCTTAGGATATATCAGCTTTCCGCTATACTTACTACACGAATCAATTATCGTGTCTGGTTTTCTTTCTGTCTTACCACAAAATTATCTATCTCTAATTCTGGCATCCTCAAGTGCTATTTTGATCGCATTTTTATATGCCAGATTCGTTGATGACTATCTTTATCGTTATCTTAAACAACGGATAGCTAGTCTATTTAAGTAA
- the gndA gene encoding NADP-dependent phosphogluconate dehydrogenase, which translates to MSKQQIGVVGMAVMGRNLALNIESRGYTVSVFNRSREKTDEVIAENPGKKLVPYYTVQEFVESLEKPRRILLMVKAGEGTDKTIESLKPYLDKGDILIDGGNTFFQDTIRRNRELSAEGFNFIGTGVSGGEEGALKGPSIMPGGQKEAYELVAPILKQIAAVAEDGEPCVAYIGNDGAGHYVKMVHNGIEYGDMQLIAEAYSLLKHGLNLTNEELAATFTEWNKGELSSYLIDITKDIFTKKDEEGKYLVDVILDEAANKGTGKWTSQSSLDLGEPLSLITESVFARYISSLKDQRVAASKVLTGPQAKPFAGDKAEFVEKVRRALYLGKIVSYAQGFSQLRAASEEYNWDLNYGEIAKIFRAGCIIRAQFLQKITDAYAENKAIANLLLAPYFKKAADEYQQALRDVVAYAVQNGIPTPTFSAAISYYDSYRSAVLPANLIQAQRDYFGAHTYKRVDKPGVFHTEWLSS; encoded by the coding sequence ATGTCCAAACAGCAAATCGGCGTCGTCGGTATGGCGGTGATGGGGCGCAACCTGGCACTTAACATCGAAAGCCGTGGCTATACCGTATCCGTTTTCAACCGCTCTCGTGAGAAGACTGACGAAGTCATCGCTGAGAACCCGGGCAAAAAACTGGTTCCTTATTATACGGTGCAGGAATTTGTTGAGTCTCTGGAAAAACCACGCCGCATCCTGCTGATGGTGAAAGCGGGCGAGGGTACCGATAAGACTATCGAATCTCTGAAACCTTATCTCGACAAAGGCGATATCCTGATCGATGGCGGCAACACCTTCTTCCAGGACACTATTCGCCGTAATCGTGAACTGTCTGCAGAAGGTTTCAACTTCATCGGCACGGGTGTTTCTGGTGGTGAAGAAGGTGCACTTAAAGGTCCTTCTATCATGCCTGGTGGGCAGAAAGAGGCCTATGAACTGGTCGCACCGATTCTGAAACAGATTGCGGCGGTTGCTGAAGATGGTGAGCCTTGCGTGGCTTACATTGGTAATGATGGCGCTGGCCACTATGTGAAAATGGTGCATAACGGCATCGAATATGGCGATATGCAGCTGATTGCTGAGGCCTACTCCCTGCTGAAACATGGCCTGAATCTGACCAACGAAGAGCTGGCTGCCACCTTCACCGAGTGGAACAAAGGCGAGCTGAGTAGCTACCTTATCGACATCACCAAAGATATCTTCACTAAAAAAGATGAAGAAGGTAAATACCTGGTTGATGTGATTCTGGACGAAGCCGCGAACAAAGGTACCGGTAAGTGGACCAGCCAGAGCTCCCTGGATCTTGGTGAGCCTCTGTCCCTGATCACTGAGTCTGTATTTGCCCGCTATATCTCCTCCCTGAAAGATCAGCGCGTTGCGGCCTCAAAAGTGCTGACTGGCCCACAGGCTAAGCCGTTTGCCGGAGATAAAGCTGAATTTGTTGAGAAGGTTCGTCGTGCCCTGTATCTGGGCAAAATCGTCTCTTATGCTCAGGGCTTCTCTCAGCTGCGTGCGGCTTCTGAGGAGTACAACTGGGATCTGAACTACGGTGAAATCGCGAAGATTTTCCGCGCTGGCTGCATTATTCGCGCCCAGTTCCTGCAGAAAATCACCGATGCCTACGCAGAAAATAAAGCCATCGCGAACCTGCTGCTGGCGCCATATTTCAAAAAAGCGGCTGATGAATACCAGCAGGCGCTGCGTGACGTGGTTGCGTATGCGGTACAAAATGGTATCCCGACCCCGACGTTTTCTGCGGCCATCTCTTACTATGACAGCTACCGTTCTGCGGTTCTGCCGGCGAACCTGATCCAGGCTCAGCGTGATTACTTTGGTGCACATACTTATAAGCGTGTTGATAAACCAGGTGTATTTCATACAGAGTGGTTAAGTTCATAA
- the hisA gene encoding 1-(5-phosphoribosyl)-5-[(5-phosphoribosylamino)methylideneamino]imidazole-4-carboxamide isomerase, with product MIIPALDLIDGTVVRLHQGDYAQQRDYGSDPLPRLQDYQARGAQVLHLVDLTGAKDPARRQIPLLTKLVAGVSVPVQVGGGVRTEEDVAALLAAGVSRVVVGSTAVKDPQRVGQWFSRFGADALVLALDVRIENGEKRVAVSGWQETSGVTLEQVVEQFLPSGLKHVLCTDISRDGTLAGANVALYQEVCARYPQVGFQASGGIGSLADIAALRGSGVSGVITGRALLEGKFSVTEAIQCWQNG from the coding sequence ATGATTATTCCGGCGCTTGATTTAATTGACGGCACCGTGGTGCGCCTGCACCAGGGTGATTACGCCCAACAGCGGGATTACGGCAGCGATCCGCTCCCCCGCCTGCAGGATTACCAGGCCCGGGGGGCGCAGGTGTTGCACCTGGTTGACCTGACCGGTGCGAAAGATCCGGCCCGTCGCCAGATCCCGCTGTTAACCAAACTGGTGGCCGGGGTCAGCGTGCCGGTCCAGGTGGGGGGCGGTGTGCGCACCGAAGAGGATGTGGCGGCCCTGCTGGCTGCCGGTGTCAGCCGGGTGGTGGTGGGCTCCACGGCGGTAAAAGATCCTCAGCGCGTGGGCCAGTGGTTTAGCCGCTTCGGGGCTGATGCCCTGGTGCTGGCGCTGGATGTGCGAATTGAGAACGGCGAAAAACGCGTGGCGGTCAGCGGCTGGCAGGAGACATCCGGCGTGACCCTTGAGCAGGTGGTGGAGCAGTTCCTGCCCTCTGGCCTGAAGCATGTGTTGTGTACCGATATTTCCCGGGACGGTACCCTGGCGGGGGCCAATGTGGCCCTGTATCAGGAGGTGTGTGCCCGCTACCCGCAGGTGGGGTTCCAGGCCTCCGGCGGTATTGGTTCACTGGCGGATATTGCGGCCCTGCGCGGCAGCGGTGTGAGCGGGGTGATTACCGGTCGCGCCCTGCTGGAAGGTAAATTCAGCGTAACGGAGGCAATCCAGTGCTGGCAAAACGGATAA